In Candidatus Stygibacter australis, a single genomic region encodes these proteins:
- a CDS encoding TrkA C-terminal domain-containing protein, protein SLLSRTIRNYVDLYSGHSLVELEAPEEWFGKTLQELALPTKRKVNVVAIKYKESIVSEQGDIHFKMRVNDLPGANDVIHEGDIIVLVGSQNKIVELMNETGK, encoded by the coding sequence TTCTCTTTTATCTCGAACTATTAGAAACTATGTTGATCTGTATAGCGGACACAGCCTGGTGGAACTGGAAGCTCCTGAAGAGTGGTTTGGCAAGACCCTGCAGGAACTTGCCTTACCTACTAAAAGAAAGGTAAATGTGGTGGCTATCAAATATAAGGAATCGATTGTTTCTGAGCAGGGAGATATCCATTTTAAGATGCGGGTAAATGATCTTCCTGGAGCTAACGACGTTATTCATGAGGGAGATATCATTGTCCTGGTCGGCAGTCAGAACAAGATTGTGGAACTCATGAATGAGACGGGCAAATAG